In Bacteroidota bacterium, a single genomic region encodes these proteins:
- a CDS encoding VIT1/CCC1 transporter family protein: MAEHHHHKEEHFEQSDLIKDIVIGMADGLTVPFALAAGLSGVVDSNAIIITAGIAEICAGSIAMGLGGYLAGRTEIEHYNSELKREYDEIVTHYETEKREVREIFAEYGLSPQSQNLIVDEMAKDEHKWVEFMMRYELGLEKPDEKRASKSALNIGLSYVVGGIIPLSGYFISSDPATGLIYSAIITVICLFVFGYFKSKLTGQNAISGALKTTLIGVTAASAAFFIAKLVGN, encoded by the coding sequence ATGGCAGAACATCATCATCACAAGGAAGAACATTTTGAGCAATCAGATCTTATCAAGGATATCGTGATTGGTATGGCAGATGGACTTACTGTTCCTTTTGCATTGGCTGCCGGATTAAGCGGTGTCGTTGATTCTAATGCCATTATTATCACTGCTGGTATTGCTGAAATTTGTGCCGGTTCCATTGCAATGGGATTAGGTGGCTACCTTGCCGGTAGAACAGAAATTGAACATTATAATTCTGAATTAAAACGCGAATACGATGAAATCGTGACGCATTATGAAACCGAGAAAAGAGAGGTGCGGGAGATTTTTGCGGAATACGGATTATCGCCACAATCACAAAATTTGATTGTGGACGAAATGGCGAAGGATGAACATAAATGGGTAGAGTTTATGATGCGCTATGAATTGGGTTTAGAAAAGCCCGACGAAAAGCGCGCAAGTAAAAGTGCACTGAATATTGGCTTATCCTATGTAGTTGGTGGGATTATTCCGTTGAGCGGCTATTTTATTTCGTCAGATCCCGCTACAGGATTAATTTATTCAGCAATCATAACGGTAATTTGTTTATTTGTTTTCGGATATTTTAAAAGCAAACTTACCGGACAAAATGCAATTTCCGGTGCGCTTAAAACCACCTTAATCGGTGTTACTGCGGCATCCGCTGCTTTCTTTATAGCAAAGCTCGTTGGAAACTAA
- a CDS encoding carboxypeptidase regulatory-like domain-containing protein gives MKKLITTFTLMCFFAFGALAQGNYTISGIVHDGNGAAVQNQMVWVYTDSSQTSFIYNSSAFTDAQGSFAFSIPNGCTPGPNVVFNVATYSCGTMLQQQVQNNQGTTCSDSVGFTVCSNVLTCSTVLYGIPDSTVNPNNYYFVGYPMQNGNMVNASSYNWSFGDSSANSSQASPQHTYTSPGVYTVCLLTTTTGGCTSSSCITITVNGGNACNAQFGYQAGQAGSTSYFNALYGANYQYAWTFGDGSSGTGQYPGHVYANAGVYTVCLTVNNPITGCSDTQCYNVSIQAAQTSFWLYGQVNLPGMGFLTPADYGTVYLIRHDSLYLTAIDTTSIDSGGYFFFSGVPAGAYLVKAALNSNSAFFANYLPTYHTSSLFWTTASDVLLLNTNVGNANINMIAGSNPGGPGFIGGSVLQGANRMASPGDPIVGISILLLDANNNPVASTVTDASGSYSFPGIAYGTYKIYAEVAGKTTVPSTVTINAANPTVNNVDLEVNSGNILFVRNIDAKQEAAAFGIYPNPTRDFLTVSMELKDASPVTVTIENELGQVVKSTTYKLTAGNNNITESLLSLSKGVYSISVTTNENRTSTRFVKSE, from the coding sequence ATGAAAAAATTAATTACAACGTTTACACTTATGTGCTTCTTTGCTTTTGGAGCATTGGCGCAAGGCAACTATACGATCTCGGGCATAGTGCACGATGGTAATGGTGCCGCAGTTCAAAATCAAATGGTGTGGGTCTATACTGACTCATCGCAAACTTCATTCATTTACAATAGCTCGGCTTTTACAGATGCACAAGGTTCATTTGCATTTTCGATTCCAAATGGATGCACACCCGGACCCAACGTAGTTTTTAATGTTGCAACCTATTCTTGTGGAACCATGCTACAACAACAAGTGCAAAATAATCAGGGCACTACTTGTTCAGATTCAGTTGGCTTTACAGTTTGCAGCAATGTCTTAACCTGTTCTACTGTGTTATACGGTATTCCTGATTCTACAGTAAACCCTAATAATTATTACTTTGTTGGTTACCCCATGCAAAATGGGAATATGGTAAATGCATCATCCTACAATTGGTCTTTTGGCGACAGCTCAGCTAACTCTTCACAAGCTTCTCCGCAACATACATATACCTCTCCAGGCGTTTATACGGTGTGCCTACTCACAACTACCACCGGCGGATGCACTAGCAGTTCCTGCATTACTATTACTGTTAATGGTGGGAATGCATGTAATGCACAATTCGGCTACCAAGCAGGTCAAGCAGGATCTACCAGCTATTTTAATGCCTTGTACGGTGCAAACTACCAATACGCTTGGACTTTTGGTGATGGTTCCAGCGGAACAGGCCAATATCCGGGTCATGTATATGCAAATGCCGGTGTTTACACTGTTTGTTTAACTGTAAATAATCCTATTACGGGATGCAGCGATACACAATGCTATAATGTATCGATTCAGGCTGCACAAACCAGCTTCTGGTTGTATGGTCAAGTGAACTTGCCTGGTATGGGCTTTTTAACCCCTGCTGATTATGGAACCGTATATTTAATTCGCCACGATAGCCTTTATTTAACAGCTATCGATACTACTAGCATCGACTCTGGAGGATATTTCTTCTTCTCAGGAGTTCCGGCTGGCGCGTATTTGGTGAAAGCGGCTTTAAATTCTAACTCAGCATTTTTTGCTAATTACTTACCAACTTACCACACCAGTAGCTTGTTCTGGACTACCGCTAGCGATGTATTACTTTTAAACACAAATGTTGGAAATGCCAACATCAATATGATTGCAGGTAGCAATCCAGGTGGTCCCGGATTTATTGGTGGTAGCGTGTTGCAAGGTGCTAACCGCATGGCTTCTCCCGGCGATCCTATAGTTGGAATCAGCATTCTCTTATTAGACGCAAATAACAACCCCGTTGCCTCCACCGTTACAGATGCAAGCGGAAGCTATAGCTTCCCCGGAATCGCTTATGGCACATATAAAATATATGCCGAGGTTGCCGGAAAAACCACTGTTCCTTCTACAGTTACCATTAACGCTGCTAACCCAACAGTTAATAATGTGGACTTAGAAGTGAACAGCGGTAACATCTTGTTTGTGCGCAATATTGATGCAAAACAAGAAGCAGCAGCATTTGGAATTTATCCAAACCCAACGCGCGATTTCTTAACTGTATCAATGGAATTAAAAGATGCATCTCCGGTAACAGTGACAATTGAAAATGAATTAGGACAAGTTGTAAAAAGCACTACGTATAAATTAACTGCCGGTAACAACAACATTACTGAATCCTTGCTTTCATTATCAAAAGGTGTATACTCTATTTCTGTAACCACCAACGAAAATCGCACCAGCACACGATTTGTAAAATCTGAATAA
- a CDS encoding NeuD/PglB/VioB family sugar acetyltransferase, which translates to MKKAFIFGASGHGNVIASILKKRYDEIYFVDLFPTAGNLIQELDFFNQIEKYKREDIFLGIGSNQIRTKLFQRLQEFNIVPATCIADSVFVAHDAHVGNGVVVCPGAVIASKAVLENNTIVNTLSSVDHDCFLGEHSQVTAGVTFGGNTRVGKNCFFGIKSATIPNINVGDNSIIMAGSIVYKDVPENVMVGGNPARIVKRIE; encoded by the coding sequence ATGAAGAAGGCATTTATCTTTGGCGCCAGCGGGCATGGAAATGTAATTGCATCAATACTAAAAAAGAGATACGACGAAATATATTTTGTTGATCTCTTCCCAACTGCTGGAAATTTGATCCAGGAATTAGATTTTTTTAATCAAATAGAAAAGTATAAAAGGGAAGATATTTTCTTAGGCATTGGCAGTAATCAAATCCGAACAAAACTATTTCAAAGGTTACAAGAGTTTAACATTGTTCCTGCTACTTGCATTGCTGATAGTGTTTTTGTTGCACACGATGCACATGTCGGAAACGGTGTTGTGGTGTGCCCGGGAGCTGTAATTGCTTCAAAAGCAGTGTTAGAAAATAATACCATAGTAAATACTTTATCGAGTGTCGATCACGATTGCTTTTTGGGAGAACACAGTCAGGTAACCGCCGGTGTTACATTTGGTGGAAATACCCGCGTTGGGAAAAATTGTTTTTTCGGAATTAAAAGTGCTACCATTCCCAATATTAATGTAGGTGATAATTCAATAATCATGGCAGGAAGTATTGTTTACAAAGATGTTCCTGAAAATGTAATGGTAGGAGGGAATCCGGCAAGAATTGTGAAGCGAATAGAGTAA
- a CDS encoding L,D-transpeptidase family protein, producing the protein MVKKFYFPFLLLILIHPGVGFKTSQLKNARVKVAFTEKESMLLQKLESKGVQTKRLKIFLRVFKREKRIEAWAKNWNTNKFVKITEYAICANSGTLGPKRRAGDEQVPEGFYFIERFNPMSNFYLSLGLSYPNASDRKFSHAADLGGDIFIHGSCVTIGCMPITDDKIKELYTLCVLAQDAGQINIPVHIFPCKLTKESLDSLRVQFKLKPDNIRFWENLKLGYEYFESKRELPKVFVRMDGYYIFQ; encoded by the coding sequence ATGGTGAAAAAATTTTATTTTCCTTTTCTGTTGCTCATTCTTATTCATCCGGGTGTGGGATTTAAAACTTCCCAATTAAAAAATGCAAGAGTAAAAGTTGCCTTTACTGAAAAGGAAAGTATGCTCCTTCAAAAGCTTGAATCCAAAGGAGTTCAAACCAAAAGGCTAAAAATATTTTTAAGGGTTTTTAAAAGAGAGAAAAGGATTGAAGCTTGGGCAAAAAATTGGAATACAAATAAGTTTGTCAAAATTACAGAGTACGCCATCTGTGCAAATTCCGGAACGCTAGGACCTAAAAGAAGGGCAGGGGACGAGCAAGTTCCTGAAGGGTTTTATTTCATTGAGCGATTCAATCCAATGAGTAATTTTTACCTCTCGCTTGGCCTCAGTTATCCAAATGCATCGGATCGTAAATTTAGTCACGCTGCAGATTTGGGTGGAGATATTTTTATACACGGCTCTTGTGTTACCATTGGTTGTATGCCTATCACCGACGATAAAATAAAGGAACTTTATACGTTGTGTGTGCTCGCACAGGACGCTGGCCAAATCAATATTCCGGTTCATATTTTTCCCTGTAAATTAACAAAAGAATCGCTGGATTCGCTTAGGGTACAATTCAAATTGAAACCGGATAACATTCGCTTTTGGGAAAATTTAAAATTGGGATATGAGTATTTTGAAAGTAAAAGGGAATTACCAAAAGTGTTTGTCCGAATGGATGGGTATTATATTTTTCAATAA
- a CDS encoding VOC family protein, whose protein sequence is MNTIAYFEIQASEPSKLIAFYKSVFGWNFIKEEFVPIEYYRIETAGMYGGLLKRPAKVPPPEFGTNSFTCSIQVKNFDHTAELILKQGGQVSLPKFAIQGRCWQGYFTDLDRNVFGIFEADETAK, encoded by the coding sequence ATGAATACAATTGCCTATTTTGAGATACAGGCCAGTGAGCCAAGCAAATTAATCGCATTTTACAAAAGTGTTTTCGGTTGGAATTTTATAAAAGAAGAGTTTGTTCCCATAGAGTATTACCGTATTGAAACGGCGGGTATGTATGGTGGACTGCTCAAACGTCCCGCAAAGGTTCCACCACCTGAGTTTGGCACCAATTCATTTACTTGCTCTATACAGGTTAAGAATTTTGACCATACAGCTGAATTAATTTTGAAGCAGGGCGGTCAAGTATCTCTTCCCAAATTCGCCATACAAGGCAGGTGTTGGCAAGGGTATTTTACGGATTTAGATCGGAATGTTTTTGGCATTTTTGAGGCGGATGAAACTGCTAAATAA
- a CDS encoding DNA alkylation repair protein: MPILSAKSFTDRLNALQSDAELVKIKRYFKSETIEHGAADKFIGVKMGDLFTLAKEFEEMPISEIEKLLESNIHELRAGAVSIMDKASRSKKITAPRLKDFYDLYMRRHDRINNWDLVDLGCLHMTGSYLFDKPRKQLYKLAKSKNKWERRTAILSTCYFIRKDDLEDTYKLSEILLYDSEELVQKAIGWMLRFAGDKDKSKLLSFLDNHAANMSRIALRNSIEKFDPKERVYYLKLK, encoded by the coding sequence CTGCCTATTTTGAGTGCCAAAAGCTTTACAGATCGTTTAAACGCTTTACAATCTGATGCCGAATTGGTTAAAATAAAACGCTATTTTAAGTCCGAAACTATTGAGCATGGAGCGGCAGATAAATTTATCGGCGTGAAGATGGGCGACTTGTTTACTTTGGCAAAAGAGTTTGAAGAAATGCCCATTTCTGAAATTGAAAAACTGTTGGAAAGTAACATTCATGAATTGCGTGCAGGTGCAGTGAGCATTATGGATAAAGCTTCCCGCTCTAAGAAAATTACTGCTCCACGCTTAAAAGATTTTTATGATTTATACATGCGACGTCACGACCGTATTAATAATTGGGACTTAGTGGATTTAGGTTGTTTGCACATGACCGGAAGTTATTTGTTCGACAAACCACGCAAGCAGCTTTATAAGTTGGCAAAATCAAAAAATAAATGGGAACGCAGAACAGCCATTTTAAGTACCTGCTATTTTATCCGTAAAGACGATTTAGAAGACACCTATAAACTTTCAGAAATATTGCTGTATGATTCTGAAGAATTAGTACAAAAGGCGATTGGTTGGATGCTGCGTTTTGCGGGCGATAAAGACAAGAGTAAACTGCTCAGCTTTTTAGATAATCATGCGGCAAATATGTCGCGAATTGCACTCCGCAATTCGATTGAAAAATTTGATCCTAAAGAGCGTGTATACTACTTGAAACTTAAATGA
- a CDS encoding pirin family protein — protein MQRRKFIKGSAIVGASLVSPLILKDDSGVYAANDERKIHTVLTANKTMVGTLPVLRAFAGDNNDYVSPYVFFDEFGPVNISPNATPLKVNAHPHAGVIPTTYFLSGNGHHKDSLNYDFQIGKGDFMMFSSGRGAIHMEETGKGLYTDGGLYHGFQIWLNMPSKYKLIAPSTNVYREDKMGIIEKPTYSAKVVLGELFGTKSGIEMLSPAFYFHLKLKANCRLDIPTNPQHNAFVYVIKGNLEAQGRREIKTNQVALYERGNSLLKLFSKDEAEILILGGQPLNEVVYSYGPFVMNTQEQIMQCINDYNSGKMGNPELVDSW, from the coding sequence ATGCAAAGAAGAAAATTTATCAAAGGTTCCGCCATCGTCGGGGCATCACTTGTTTCCCCTCTAATTTTGAAAGATGATTCCGGTGTTTACGCGGCAAACGATGAGCGTAAAATCCATACTGTTTTAACTGCCAACAAGACCATGGTAGGTACCTTACCGGTGTTACGTGCATTTGCCGGCGATAACAACGATTATGTCTCGCCGTATGTATTTTTTGATGAGTTCGGACCGGTTAACATAAGTCCAAATGCCACTCCACTCAAAGTAAATGCGCATCCACATGCAGGCGTAATTCCAACTACTTATTTTTTGTCTGGAAACGGGCATCACAAAGACAGTCTCAATTACGATTTTCAAATTGGCAAAGGCGATTTTATGATGTTTAGTTCCGGAAGAGGTGCCATTCACATGGAGGAAACCGGTAAAGGCTTGTATACTGATGGCGGATTATATCATGGATTTCAAATCTGGCTGAACATGCCTTCAAAATATAAGTTAATTGCCCCCAGCACCAATGTATATCGCGAAGATAAGATGGGTATAATTGAAAAGCCTACTTACTCCGCTAAAGTTGTTTTAGGCGAATTATTTGGTACAAAATCTGGAATCGAAATGCTTTCACCGGCATTTTATTTTCACTTAAAATTAAAAGCCAATTGCCGTTTGGATATCCCCACAAATCCACAACACAATGCTTTTGTATATGTCATTAAAGGAAATCTGGAAGCACAAGGTCGAAGGGAAATTAAAACCAATCAAGTAGCTTTATATGAACGCGGCAATAGCTTGCTGAAACTGTTTAGTAAAGACGAAGCTGAAATTTTAATATTGGGTGGACAGCCTTTAAATGAAGTAGTATACAGTTACGGTCCTTTTGTAATGAATACCCAAGAACAAATTATGCAATGCATCAACGATTACAATTCCGGTAAAATGGGTAATCCCGAATTGGTGGACTCATGGTGA
- a CDS encoding DMT family transporter, whose protein sequence is MNPFLNKYRYFLLLHFIIFIWGFTGILGGLISISAVSLVWYRMLIAVLGVLIYGILAKIKLIVTPYQLALAMGVGLVIALHWIFFYQSIKSSTVSIAVICLSFATFFSALIEPFFFKRRIYPYELVFGILVVIGLLYIFNFQQGYSTGILYGIISASLSALFTVLNGKLAKSYNAVSLSLYELLGGFLGISIYFLAASAFTIELFTIGSSDLIYLLILGIVCTAFAFVGSVVVMKQLSPYTVVISTNLEPIYTIILAYFIFGEKEKMNVQFYVGSVFIVLILFANAYLKSKKK, encoded by the coding sequence ATGAACCCGTTTCTCAATAAGTACCGCTACTTTTTACTTCTCCATTTCATAATTTTTATTTGGGGCTTTACCGGAATCCTGGGTGGACTAATCAGCATTTCAGCAGTTTCACTCGTTTGGTATCGCATGCTCATTGCAGTGCTGGGTGTTTTGATTTATGGTATACTGGCCAAAATTAAACTTATAGTAACTCCTTATCAATTAGCTTTGGCAATGGGCGTGGGCCTTGTGATTGCATTACATTGGATATTTTTTTATCAATCCATTAAATCCTCCACTGTTTCAATTGCTGTGATATGCCTCAGTTTTGCAACTTTTTTTTCGGCCCTCATCGAGCCTTTTTTCTTTAAGAGAAGAATATATCCTTACGAATTGGTTTTTGGAATCCTGGTGGTTATTGGACTACTCTATATTTTTAACTTTCAACAAGGCTATTCCACCGGAATTCTGTATGGAATTATTTCAGCTTCCTTGTCAGCTTTATTCACTGTTTTAAACGGAAAGCTTGCAAAAAGCTACAACGCAGTATCGCTGTCACTTTACGAACTATTAGGTGGATTTCTAGGAATATCTATTTATTTTTTAGCAGCATCAGCATTTACCATCGAGCTTTTTACAATTGGCTCTTCTGATTTAATTTATTTACTGATTTTAGGAATTGTGTGCACTGCTTTTGCATTTGTAGGAAGTGTAGTTGTAATGAAACAATTGAGTCCCTACACAGTAGTAATTTCTACCAACCTCGAACCCATCTATACCATTATTTTAGCCTATTTTATTTTTGGTGAGAAAGAAAAAATGAATGTGCAATTTTATGTAGGCTCAGTTTTTATAGTGCTCATTCTTTTTGCAAATGCCTACCTTAAAAGTAAAAAAAAGTAA